One part of the Bradyrhizobium sp. CB1650 genome encodes these proteins:
- a CDS encoding electron transfer flavoprotein-ubiquinone oxidoreductase, producing MSTEQLPPRESMEFDVVIVGAGPSGLAAAIRLKQLNADLNVVVVEKGSEVGAHILSGAVIDPAGLDKLIPDWRNDPDCSLKTQVKDDRFYWMTGGGAIKLPNFIMPPLMYNHHCYIGSLGNVCRWLARKAEALGVEIYPGFAAAEVLYDDEGKVRGIATGDMGIGRDGKPKDSFTRGMELLGKYTLFAEGARGSLTKQLIAKFALDANCEPPKFGIGLKEVWQIDPAKHQKGMIQHSFGWPLDMKTGGGSFLYHYDDNLVAVGFVVHLNYDDPYLSPFDEFQRFKTHPSIRGTFEGAKRLAYGARAITEGGYQSVPKLSFPGGALIGCAAGFVNVPRIKGVHNAMGTGMLAAEHVAAAIAADRANDELVEYENAWRSSSVGKDLFLVRNVKPLWSKFGTVLGVALGGFDMWCNTLFGASLFGTQSHSKPDRATLDPAKQHTPKVYPKPDGKITFDKLSSVFLSNTNHEEDQPVHLKVTDMNLQTTSEHDVFAGPSNRYCPAGVYEWVEEGASPRFVINAQNCVHCKTCDVKDPNGNITWVPPEGGGGPNYEAM from the coding sequence ATGAGCACCGAACAACTTCCCCCGCGCGAATCCATGGAATTCGACGTCGTCATCGTCGGCGCCGGCCCCTCGGGCCTGGCGGCCGCGATCCGGCTGAAGCAGCTCAACGCCGATCTCAATGTCGTCGTGGTCGAGAAGGGCTCCGAGGTCGGCGCGCATATTCTCTCCGGCGCCGTGATCGATCCTGCGGGCCTCGACAAGCTAATTCCCGACTGGCGGAATGATCCCGACTGCTCGTTGAAAACGCAGGTCAAGGATGACCGCTTCTACTGGATGACGGGTGGCGGCGCGATCAAGTTGCCGAACTTCATCATGCCGCCGCTGATGTACAACCATCACTGCTACATCGGCTCGCTCGGCAATGTCTGCCGCTGGCTGGCGCGGAAAGCGGAAGCGCTTGGCGTCGAGATCTATCCGGGCTTTGCGGCCGCCGAAGTGCTTTATGACGACGAGGGCAAGGTGCGCGGCATCGCCACCGGCGATATGGGCATCGGCAGGGACGGCAAGCCGAAGGACTCCTTTACCCGCGGCATGGAATTGCTCGGCAAGTACACGCTGTTCGCGGAAGGCGCCCGCGGCAGCCTGACCAAGCAGCTCATCGCGAAGTTCGCGCTCGACGCAAATTGCGAGCCGCCGAAATTCGGCATCGGTCTCAAGGAGGTCTGGCAGATCGATCCCGCCAAGCACCAGAAGGGAATGATCCAGCATTCCTTCGGCTGGCCACTCGACATGAAGACCGGCGGCGGCTCGTTCCTCTATCACTATGACGACAACCTCGTTGCCGTCGGCTTCGTCGTGCATCTGAACTACGACGACCCGTATCTGTCGCCGTTCGACGAGTTCCAGCGCTTCAAGACTCATCCCTCGATCCGCGGCACCTTCGAAGGCGCCAAGCGGCTCGCCTACGGCGCGCGCGCCATCACCGAAGGCGGCTACCAGTCGGTGCCGAAGCTCAGCTTCCCCGGCGGCGCGCTGATCGGCTGCGCGGCCGGGTTCGTCAACGTGCCGCGCATCAAGGGCGTGCACAATGCGATGGGCACCGGCATGCTCGCCGCCGAACACGTCGCCGCCGCCATCGCCGCCGATCGCGCCAATGACGAACTTGTCGAGTACGAGAACGCCTGGCGCTCTTCGTCGGTCGGAAAGGACCTGTTCCTAGTCCGCAACGTCAAGCCGCTGTGGTCGAAGTTCGGCACCGTGCTCGGCGTCGCGCTCGGCGGATTCGACATGTGGTGCAACACGCTGTTCGGCGCCTCGCTGTTCGGCACGCAGTCGCATTCAAAGCCCGACCGTGCCACGCTCGATCCGGCCAAGCAGCATACGCCGAAGGTCTATCCGAAGCCGGACGGCAAGATCACCTTCGACAAGCTGTCCTCGGTGTTTCTGTCCAACACCAACCATGAGGAGGATCAGCCGGTCCACCTGAAGGTCACCGACATGAACCTGCAGACGACGTCCGAGCACGACGTCTTCGCAGGGCCCTCGAACCGCTATTGCCCAGCCGGCGTCTACGAGTGGGTGGAGGAGGGCGCAAGCCCGCGCTTCGTCATCAATGCGCAGAACTGTGTCCACTGCAAAACCTGCGACGTGAAGGACCCCAACGGCAACATCACGTGGGTTCCGCCGGAGGGCGGGGGCGGGCCGAACTACGAGGCGATGTAA
- a CDS encoding uracil-DNA glycosylase has translation MIPEPTPTVRELLAFYLEAGVDCALAEEPIDRLAEAAAPPPAARVAPQAEAQRAVPAPTVMRGEAAPAPDVAIASAREAARTAPTLEALRELMQSFEGCALKHTATRLVFADGNPQARIMFVGEAPGRDEDIEGLPFVGRSGKLLDRMIGAIGLDRSSAYIANVIPWRPPGNRTPTPQETQICLPFIQRQIELVNPDVLVTLGNPSTQTLLSTREGIMRTRGRWFDYDTGGRTIRALPTFHPAYLLRSPAYKRLAWQDLRAIAKVLATS, from the coding sequence ATGATCCCCGAACCTACCCCCACTGTCCGCGAGCTTCTAGCCTTCTATCTGGAGGCCGGAGTCGACTGCGCGCTGGCGGAAGAACCGATCGACCGGCTGGCCGAGGCCGCCGCCCCGCCGCCGGCCGCGCGTGTCGCACCACAGGCCGAAGCGCAGCGGGCGGTCCCCGCGCCAACCGTGATGCGCGGCGAGGCGGCGCCCGCGCCCGATGTTGCGATTGCCTCGGCGCGCGAGGCGGCTCGCACCGCGCCGACGCTGGAGGCGCTGCGCGAGCTCATGCAAAGCTTCGAGGGCTGCGCGCTGAAGCACACGGCGACGCGGCTGGTGTTCGCCGACGGCAATCCGCAAGCGCGCATCATGTTCGTCGGCGAGGCGCCGGGGCGCGACGAGGACATCGAGGGCCTGCCCTTCGTCGGTCGCTCCGGAAAGCTGCTCGACCGCATGATCGGCGCGATCGGGCTCGACCGCAGCAGCGCCTACATCGCCAACGTGATCCCGTGGCGGCCGCCAGGCAACCGCACGCCGACCCCGCAGGAGACGCAAATCTGCCTGCCCTTCATCCAGCGCCAGATCGAACTGGTGAATCCCGACGTGCTGGTGACGCTCGGCAATCCCTCGACGCAGACGCTGCTATCGACGCGTGAAGGCATCATGCGCACCCGCGGCCGCTGGTTCGACTACGACACGGGTGGGCGCACGATCCGCGCGCTGCCGACCTTCCACCCGGCCTATCTGCTCCGCTCGCCGGCCTACAAGCGGCTGGCCTGGCAGGATCTGCGCGCGATCGCGAAGGTGCTGGCGACATCGTGA
- a CDS encoding glycosyltransferase family 39 protein encodes MRFTSLVIELIRARPRLIVWIAVLLQAAMWLFVALVFYRSPPGSLATLLAFGREYQVGTDLGPPLPIWLADIAYRIAGNHMFGVYVLAELCEIATFVALYHLARAVVGSQQAVLAVLLTMTVLTFSSPALDFGPLVLARPIWTLLLLHSWQIIGQRRGNAWFAWSIEAGLLLLTTPAAILLLSLLAIFAVATADGRRTLRALDPLFALVVVAVLALPYAVWLMRAETLVLPSLPQAADLNARALNAAWLFGGLVLGAAAIPALAFLNSGWFAEKTEEPPIIYRPPVEPLARNFVYFFALAPALGAVLIAGLFGLDGVVGGAGVVLVMAGLAVVVAAGDLIAMRRVRMVRTVWTAAIVAPAVGVVLAVLAMPWTGTGEIATSMPARAISDFFDESFARRTNHRLRAVAGETQLASLIALHSGRPHLFIDADPARTPWMNSAKFNETGGVVVWRASDTAGTPPPEILKRFPGIVPEVPRAFEWLVTGRQQLLRVGWAIVRPKGT; translated from the coding sequence ATGCGCTTTACCTCCCTGGTCATCGAGCTCATTCGCGCCCGGCCGCGGCTGATCGTGTGGATCGCCGTGCTGTTGCAGGCCGCGATGTGGCTGTTCGTGGCGCTCGTGTTCTACCGCAGCCCGCCCGGCAGCCTCGCAACCCTGCTGGCCTTCGGCCGCGAATACCAGGTCGGCACCGATCTCGGCCCGCCCTTGCCGATCTGGCTCGCCGACATCGCCTATCGCATCGCCGGCAACCACATGTTCGGCGTCTACGTCCTGGCCGAGCTCTGCGAGATAGCGACCTTCGTCGCGCTTTATCATCTGGCGCGCGCCGTGGTCGGCAGCCAGCAGGCGGTGCTCGCCGTGCTGCTGACCATGACGGTGCTGACCTTCTCATCGCCCGCGCTCGACTTCGGTCCCTTGGTGCTGGCGCGGCCGATCTGGACGCTGCTCCTGCTGCATTCCTGGCAGATCATCGGCCAGCGCCGCGGCAATGCCTGGTTCGCCTGGTCGATCGAGGCGGGGCTGTTGCTGCTGACGACGCCGGCGGCGATCCTTCTGCTCTCGCTGCTCGCGATCTTCGCGGTTGCCACCGCCGATGGCCGCCGGACACTGCGCGCGCTCGACCCGCTGTTTGCGCTCGTGGTCGTCGCCGTGCTGGCGCTGCCCTATGCCGTATGGTTGATGCGCGCCGAGACCCTCGTCCTGCCGTCCCTGCCGCAAGCTGCGGACCTGAACGCGCGCGCGCTCAATGCAGCCTGGCTGTTCGGCGGGCTCGTGCTCGGCGCGGCGGCGATCCCGGCGCTGGCCTTCCTCAACAGCGGCTGGTTCGCCGAAAAGACCGAGGAGCCGCCGATCATCTACCGGCCGCCGGTCGAGCCGCTGGCGCGCAACTTCGTCTATTTCTTCGCGCTCGCGCCGGCGCTCGGCGCGGTCCTGATCGCAGGCCTGTTCGGCCTCGATGGTGTCGTCGGCGGCGCCGGCGTCGTGCTGGTGATGGCGGGGCTTGCCGTGGTCGTGGCGGCCGGCGACCTGATCGCGATGCGGCGCGTGCGGATGGTACGCACGGTGTGGACCGCGGCGATCGTAGCGCCGGCGGTGGGTGTTGTTCTGGCCGTCCTGGCGATGCCCTGGACCGGTACCGGCGAGATCGCGACCTCGATGCCGGCGCGCGCGATCTCCGACTTCTTCGACGAGAGCTTTGCCCGGCGCACCAATCATCGCCTGCGCGCCGTTGCCGGCGAGACGCAGCTTGCGAGCCTGATCGCGCTGCATTCCGGCCGGCCGCATCTCTTCATCGACGCCGATCCTGCACGCACGCCGTGGATGAATTCGGCGAAATTCAACGAGACCGGCGGCGTCGTGGTCTGGCGTGCCTCCGATACGGCCGGCACGCCGCCGCCCGAAATCCTCAAGCGCTTTCCAGGCATCGTGCCCGAAGTGCCGCGCGCCTTCGAATGGCTGGTGACCGGACGTCAGCAACTCCTGCGCGTCGGCTGGGCCATCGTGCGGCCGAAGGGGACGTAG
- a CDS encoding ribonuclease HII, with protein MIRDKSVKKPAKDAPKEDAVKKAGSKPGNASVGKVAAGKAEAGKSGAGKGLIVVAPPSFRRERALIKRGVWPVAGCDEAGRGPLAGPVVAAAVILDPNRIPRGIDDSKRLTAEEREKLFDKICATAQVSVAVASPGRIDRDNILRASLWALKRAVAALPEAPRHVFVDGRDRLDTACDCEAVIGGDGLVLSIAAASIVAKVTRDRLMCALAQDCPGYGFEQHKGYAVPEHLEALDRLGPSVHHRSFFAPVAAARAKHMPWTVEPERDLFSVTELEVQVEAETQIEISTNP; from the coding sequence ATGATTCGGGATAAGTCTGTCAAGAAGCCGGCCAAGGACGCGCCAAAAGAGGACGCCGTCAAAAAGGCTGGGTCGAAGCCGGGCAATGCTTCAGTTGGCAAGGTTGCGGCGGGCAAGGCCGAAGCCGGCAAGAGCGGGGCCGGGAAGGGCCTCATCGTCGTCGCGCCGCCGAGCTTTCGCCGCGAACGGGCGCTGATCAAGCGCGGTGTCTGGCCGGTCGCGGGCTGCGACGAGGCTGGCCGCGGGCCGCTCGCCGGCCCCGTGGTAGCGGCTGCCGTGATCCTCGACCCCAACCGCATTCCGCGCGGCATCGACGATTCCAAGCGGCTGACCGCGGAGGAGCGCGAGAAGCTGTTCGACAAGATATGCGCGACCGCGCAGGTCTCGGTCGCCGTCGCCTCGCCGGGGCGTATCGATCGCGACAACATTTTGCGTGCCTCGCTGTGGGCGCTGAAGCGCGCGGTGGCGGCGCTGCCCGAGGCGCCCCGCCACGTCTTCGTCGACGGGCGCGATCGGCTCGACACGGCTTGCGACTGCGAGGCCGTGATCGGCGGCGACGGTCTGGTCCTGTCGATCGCCGCAGCCTCGATCGTCGCCAAGGTGACGCGGGACCGGCTGATGTGCGCGCTGGCGCAGGACTGTCCGGGTTATGGTTTCGAGCAGCACAAGGGCTATGCCGTGCCGGAGCATCTCGAGGCGCTCGACCGCCTCGGTCCCTCCGTCCACCACCGCAGCTTCTTCGCCCCCGTCGCCGCCGCCCGCGCCAAGCACATGCCCTGGACCGTCGAGCCTGAGCGCGACCTGTTCTCCGTGACCGAGCTCGAAGTGCAGGTGGAAGCGGAAACGCAAATCGAAATTTCCACGAATCCGTAG
- a CDS encoding PA0069 family radical SAM protein encodes MSRASLHALRHPPVTAPSEPAGAPSDFPELSVAIDRERRRGRGAQSNASGRYEAEARVAFDDGWQSLDELPPFKTTVAVDTSRKVITRNDSPDIGFDRSINPYRGCEHGCVYCFARPTHAYLGLSPGLDFESKLFAKPEAPVLLEKELAAPGYEPRMIAIGTNTDPYQPIERERKIMRGILEVLERAGHPVGIVTKSALVVRDIDILARMAKRNLAKVAISVTTLDPKLARTMEPRASTPPKRLEALRQLSDAGIPTTVMVAPVIPALNDSEIERILDAAAHAGVKEASYVLLRLPLEVRDLFREWLMANYPDRYRHVFTLIRDMRGGRDYDAKWGERMKGTGPMAWTIGRRFEIASDRLGLNKRRSKLTTDHFARPKRDGEQLSLF; translated from the coding sequence ATGAGTCGAGCATCCCTTCATGCCCTCAGGCACCCGCCGGTCACGGCGCCCTCCGAGCCGGCGGGTGCGCCTTCCGATTTCCCTGAGCTTTCGGTCGCCATCGACCGCGAGCGCAGGCGAGGGCGGGGCGCGCAATCCAATGCCAGCGGCCGCTATGAGGCCGAGGCGCGCGTTGCCTTCGACGACGGCTGGCAGAGCCTGGACGAGTTGCCGCCGTTCAAGACCACGGTCGCGGTCGACACCTCCCGCAAGGTGATCACCCGCAACGATTCCCCCGATATCGGCTTCGACCGCTCGATCAATCCATATCGCGGCTGCGAGCACGGCTGCGTCTATTGCTTCGCGCGGCCGACCCACGCCTATCTCGGCCTGTCGCCCGGGCTCGACTTCGAGTCAAAGCTGTTTGCCAAGCCCGAAGCGCCGGTGCTGCTGGAGAAAGAGCTCGCCGCACCCGGTTACGAGCCGCGGATGATCGCGATCGGCACCAACACCGACCCATACCAGCCGATTGAGCGCGAGCGCAAAATCATGCGCGGCATTTTGGAGGTGCTGGAGCGCGCCGGCCATCCCGTCGGCATCGTCACCAAATCGGCGCTGGTCGTGCGCGACATCGACATTCTGGCGCGGATGGCGAAGCGCAACCTCGCCAAGGTCGCGATCTCTGTCACGACGCTCGACCCCAAACTCGCGCGCACCATGGAACCGCGGGCCTCCACACCACCGAAGCGGCTGGAGGCACTGAGGCAGCTCTCGGACGCCGGCATCCCGACCACCGTCATGGTCGCGCCCGTGATTCCCGCGCTGAACGATTCCGAGATCGAGCGCATTCTGGATGCCGCCGCGCATGCCGGCGTCAAGGAAGCCTCCTACGTGCTGCTGCGACTGCCGCTCGAGGTGCGCGATCTCTTCCGCGAATGGCTGATGGCGAACTATCCGGACCGCTATCGCCACGTTTTCACCCTGATCCGCGACATGCGCGGCGGGCGCGACTACGACGCGAAATGGGGCGAGCGGATGAAGGGCACCGGCCCGATGGCCTGGACCATCGGCCGCCGCTTCGAGATCGCCAGCGACAGGCTCGGGCTCAACAAGCGGCGCTCGAAGCTGACGACGGATCATTTCGCCAGGCCGAAGCGCGATGGCGAGCAGCTCAGCCTGTTTTGA
- a CDS encoding phosphoketolase family protein has product MTDRQQAGAATGDLDLLDRYWRAANYLSVGQIYLMDNPLLREPLRPEHIKPRLLGHWGTTPGLNFIYAHLNRVIRALDLNVLYVCGPGHGGPGMVANTYLEGTYSEIYPDIGRDADGLRKLFRQFSFPGGIPSHAAPETPGSIHEGGELGYALVHAYGAAFDNPDLIVACVVGDGEAETGPLAASWHSNKFVNPVHDGAVLPILHLNGYKIANPTVLGRMRDEEIREFFRGVGHEPLFVEGDDPKLMHRTMADALDVALTSIRSIQQHARDGRKAIERPRWPMIVLRSPKGWTGPKEVDGKKVEGFWRAHQVPVANCRENPAHLKLLEDWMRSYQPEKLFDARGRLIGELQALAPEGDRRMGANPHANGGLLKKELKLPDYRGFAVDLEQPGSVKAEATRELGKFLRDVVRLNADARNFRIMGPDETASNRLDAVFEATERVWMEKTEPYDVHLAQDGRVMEVLSEHLCQGWLEGYLLTGRHGFFSCYEAFIHIVDSMFNQHAKWLKVSRDLPWRRPIASLNYLLTSHVWRQDHNGFSHQDPGFVDLVTNKKADIVRVYFPPDANTLLWIADHCLRTYDRVNVIVAGKQPAPQWLSMQEATTHCDAGIGIWTWAGTEDVRHEPDVVMACAGDVPTLETLAAVDLLRKALPDLKIRVVNVVDLMTLQPKEQHPHGLSDRDFDSLFTRDRPVIFAYHGYPYLIHRLTYNRTNHAGMHVRGFAEEGTTTTPFDMVVLNQLDRYHLAIEAIERVPDLATKAAQVKQQFRDALIRHSRYVREHGEDMPEIRDWVWPSKAG; this is encoded by the coding sequence ATGACAGACAGACAACAAGCAGGCGCCGCGACCGGCGACCTCGACCTCCTCGATCGCTACTGGCGCGCCGCCAACTATCTGTCGGTCGGCCAGATCTATCTCATGGACAATCCGCTGTTGCGCGAGCCTTTGCGGCCCGAGCACATCAAGCCGCGCCTGCTCGGCCATTGGGGCACAACGCCGGGACTGAACTTCATCTACGCCCATCTCAACCGCGTCATCCGCGCACTGGACCTCAACGTCCTCTATGTCTGCGGTCCCGGGCATGGCGGTCCGGGCATGGTCGCCAACACCTATCTCGAAGGCACCTACAGCGAGATCTATCCCGATATAGGGCGCGATGCGGACGGATTGCGGAAGCTTTTCAGGCAGTTCTCCTTCCCCGGCGGTATTCCGAGCCACGCGGCGCCGGAAACACCGGGCTCGATCCACGAAGGCGGCGAGCTCGGCTACGCGCTGGTGCACGCCTATGGCGCGGCGTTCGACAATCCGGACCTGATCGTCGCCTGCGTCGTCGGCGACGGCGAAGCCGAGACCGGCCCCCTCGCCGCGTCCTGGCACTCGAACAAGTTCGTCAATCCGGTCCATGACGGCGCGGTGCTGCCGATCCTGCATCTCAACGGCTACAAGATCGCCAATCCCACTGTGCTCGGGCGGATGCGCGATGAGGAGATCCGCGAGTTCTTCCGGGGGGTTGGCCACGAGCCGCTGTTCGTCGAGGGCGACGATCCCAAACTCATGCACCGAACCATGGCGGATGCGCTCGACGTCGCACTCACCAGCATCCGCTCGATCCAGCAGCACGCCCGCGACGGGCGCAAGGCGATCGAGCGGCCGCGCTGGCCGATGATCGTGCTGCGCAGCCCGAAGGGCTGGACCGGCCCGAAGGAAGTCGACGGCAAGAAGGTCGAAGGCTTTTGGCGCGCGCATCAGGTGCCGGTCGCCAACTGCCGGGAAAATCCCGCGCATCTGAAGCTGCTCGAAGACTGGATGCGAAGCTACCAGCCCGAAAAACTGTTCGACGCGCGCGGCAGGCTGATCGGCGAGCTCCAGGCGCTCGCGCCCGAAGGCGACCGCCGCATGGGCGCCAATCCGCACGCCAATGGCGGCCTGTTGAAGAAGGAGCTGAAGCTGCCGGACTACCGCGGCTTCGCGGTCGACCTTGAGCAGCCCGGCAGCGTCAAGGCGGAAGCAACGCGCGAGCTCGGCAAGTTCCTGCGCGACGTCGTCCGCCTCAATGCGGATGCGCGCAACTTCCGCATCATGGGACCGGACGAGACGGCGTCAAATCGGCTCGATGCGGTGTTCGAGGCAACCGAACGGGTGTGGATGGAGAAAACCGAGCCCTACGACGTGCACCTCGCGCAGGACGGCCGCGTGATGGAGGTCTTGAGCGAGCATCTGTGCCAGGGCTGGCTCGAAGGCTATTTGCTCACCGGACGCCACGGCTTCTTCTCCTGCTATGAAGCCTTCATCCACATCGTGGATTCCATGTTCAACCAGCATGCCAAATGGCTGAAGGTCTCGCGCGACCTGCCGTGGCGGCGCCCGATCGCCTCGCTCAACTATCTCCTGACCTCGCATGTCTGGCGTCAGGACCATAACGGCTTCAGTCATCAGGACCCCGGCTTCGTCGATCTCGTCACCAACAAGAAGGCCGACATCGTTCGCGTCTATTTCCCGCCGGACGCCAACACGTTGCTGTGGATCGCCGATCACTGCCTGCGCACCTACGATCGCGTCAACGTGATCGTCGCGGGCAAGCAGCCGGCGCCACAATGGCTCTCAATGCAGGAGGCCACCACCCATTGCGATGCCGGCATCGGCATCTGGACATGGGCGGGCACGGAAGACGTACGCCACGAGCCCGACGTGGTGATGGCCTGCGCCGGCGACGTACCGACGCTGGAGACGCTCGCCGCCGTCGACCTCCTGCGCAAGGCGCTGCCCGACCTGAAGATCCGCGTCGTCAACGTCGTCGACCTGATGACGCTGCAACCGAAGGAGCAGCATCCGCATGGCCTGTCCGACCGCGATTTCGACAGCCTGTTCACGCGCGACAGGCCGGTGATCTTCGCCTATCACGGCTATCCCTATCTGATCCACCGCCTGACCTACAACCGCACCAACCATGCTGGAATGCACGTGCGCGGCTTCGCCGAGGAGGGCACCACGACGACACCGTTCGACATGGTCGTGCTCAACCAGCTCGACCGCTATCACCTCGCAATCGAGGCGATCGAGCGCGTGCCCGATCTCGCGACCAAAGCGGCGCAAGTGAAGCAGCAATTCCGCGACGCGCTGATCAGGCATTCGCGCTATGTCCGCGAACATGGCGAGGACATGCCGGAGATCCGCGACTGGGTCTGGCCAAGCAAGGCGGGTTGA
- a CDS encoding acetate/propionate family kinase, whose amino-acid sequence MPASGAVLVLNAGSSSIKFGLFDISAAEPALLCKGLLDEHEAKPRLVVKSPEGEDLFEKRKSSSDTGGDHLFADVLAFIDDHFGDRLRCIGHRIVHGGPDYSGPVELTEDVVARLDALTPLAPLHQPRCLAPVRAIGAIRPGLMQIACFDTAFHHSLAPPANRFAIPRRYAQRGLRRYGFHGLSFEYVAGRLAEIAPQVVAGRTVIAHLGNGASLCALRDGRSVDTTMGLTPLDGLVMGTRCGTIDPGVLLYLLDHEKMPCDAVQHLLYHESGLLGVSGISADMRTLLASGEAAAREAIDLFTFRAAQQVAMMASTLQGLDCLVFTGGIGEHSREIRSAICARLAWLGVRIDPVANDEAREAVHGHDSAVDVFVIPTNEELAMARHCVAVLAQ is encoded by the coding sequence ATGCCGGCGTCAGGCGCGGTCCTCGTCCTCAACGCCGGCTCGTCGAGCATCAAGTTCGGCCTGTTCGATATCTCGGCGGCCGAACCCGCCCTGCTCTGCAAGGGCCTGCTCGACGAGCACGAAGCCAAGCCGCGGCTCGTCGTGAAGAGTCCGGAGGGTGAGGATCTCTTCGAAAAGCGAAAGTCGTCTTCGGATACGGGCGGCGACCATCTGTTCGCCGACGTGCTCGCCTTTATCGACGACCATTTCGGCGACCGCCTGCGCTGCATCGGGCACCGCATCGTCCATGGTGGCCCTGATTATTCCGGCCCGGTCGAGCTGACGGAGGATGTCGTCGCGCGGCTCGACGCGCTGACGCCGCTCGCCCCGCTGCATCAGCCGCGCTGCCTGGCGCCGGTCCGCGCCATCGGCGCGATACGGCCAGGACTGATGCAGATCGCCTGTTTCGATACTGCCTTTCATCACAGCCTCGCCCCGCCGGCGAACCGCTTCGCCATTCCGCGGCGCTATGCGCAGCGCGGCCTCCGGCGCTACGGCTTCCACGGCCTTTCGTTCGAATATGTTGCAGGGCGGCTCGCCGAGATCGCACCGCAGGTCGTCGCGGGGCGTACCGTCATCGCGCATCTCGGCAATGGCGCGAGCCTTTGCGCGTTGCGTGACGGCCGCAGCGTCGACACCACGATGGGACTGACGCCGCTCGACGGGCTGGTGATGGGCACGCGCTGCGGCACTATCGATCCCGGTGTCCTGCTCTATTTGCTCGATCACGAGAAGATGCCGTGCGATGCCGTGCAGCACCTGCTCTATCACGAGTCCGGCCTGCTCGGTGTCTCCGGAATCTCGGCAGACATGCGCACGCTGCTCGCAAGCGGCGAAGCCGCGGCCAGGGAGGCGATCGATCTCTTCACCTTCCGTGCGGCACAACAGGTCGCGATGATGGCGAGCACGCTCCAGGGGCTGGATTGCCTGGTCTTCACTGGCGGCATCGGCGAGCACAGTCGCGAGATTCGCAGCGCGATCTGCGCGCGGCTCGCCTGGCTCGGCGTACGCATCGATCCTGTCGCGAATGACGAGGCGCGCGAGGCCGTCCACGGCCACGATAGCGCCGTCGACGTCTTCGTCATCCCGACCAACGAGGAATTGGCCATGGCGCGGCACTGCGTGGCGGTGCTCGCTCAGTGA
- a CDS encoding RMD1 family protein, translating to MNADQLTIGTTATSPKQDAAPTLRIRAVMLGDRINAAGLEIGPRVSSAPAAFRVHAGLAVIFRYGVVVLIGQLPSEEKVLIDSLKPRVIGELSPYEEETAHAQLCSDENAEAIQPGGPICLAKFSDDRLLLIADALAKSTSLARDERRVAAVFDVIEPFARELAERGRTPPRRKGILQLIGNALLVQQRVAGRVAVAEKPDVLWEKPELDRLYARLEDEYELKERLDTLERKLTAVSETANALTDIIDTQRSLRLEVAVVVLIVIEVVIGCIQILSGTH from the coding sequence GTGAACGCCGATCAGCTCACCATAGGCACGACGGCGACATCGCCGAAGCAGGACGCCGCGCCGACCCTGCGGATCCGCGCGGTGATGCTGGGCGACCGCATCAATGCTGCGGGACTCGAGATCGGCCCGCGGGTGTCCTCGGCGCCCGCCGCCTTCCGCGTCCATGCGGGTCTGGCGGTCATCTTCCGCTACGGCGTGGTGGTGCTGATCGGGCAGCTCCCGTCGGAGGAGAAGGTCCTCATCGATAGCCTGAAGCCGCGCGTGATCGGCGAACTCAGCCCCTATGAGGAGGAGACCGCGCATGCGCAGCTCTGCAGCGATGAAAACGCCGAGGCGATCCAGCCGGGCGGACCGATCTGCCTCGCCAAGTTCTCCGACGATCGTCTGCTCCTGATCGCGGACGCGCTCGCCAAGAGCACCTCGCTGGCCCGCGATGAGCGGCGCGTCGCCGCGGTCTTCGACGTCATCGAGCCCTTCGCGCGCGAGCTCGCCGAGCGCGGCCGCACGCCGCCGCGGCGCAAGGGCATTCTGCAACTGATCGGCAATGCGCTTCTCGTCCAGCAACGCGTCGCCGGCCGCGTCGCTGTTGCCGAGAAACCCGACGTGCTCTGGGAGAAGCCCGAGCTCGACCGACTCTATGCCCGTCTCGAAGACGAGTACGAGCTGAAGGAGCGCCTCGACACGCTCGAGCGCAAGCTCACGGCCGTGTCGGAGACCGCCAACGCACTGACCGACATCATCGACACGCAGCGCTCGCTGCGCCTCGAAGTGGCGGTGGTCGTGCTGATCGTGATCGAGGTTGTGATCGGCTGCATCCAGATCCTGTCCGGGACTCACTGA
- a CDS encoding MJ0042-type zinc finger domain-containing protein: protein MEKGDITCPKCGAGFRRITLSSLTGEAGEFRCTVCDHVLEIFDGSRAVIYRLTVAPSRIVA from the coding sequence ATGGAAAAAGGCGACATCACCTGCCCGAAATGTGGAGCCGGGTTCCGCCGGATTACGCTATCATCCCTGACCGGCGAAGCCGGTGAATTCCGCTGCACCGTCTGCGACCACGTGCTCGAGATCTTCGATGGATCCCGGGCCGTCATCTACCGCCTCACCGTGGCCCCGAGCAGGATAGTTGCGTGA